The Chiloscyllium punctatum isolate Juve2018m chromosome 28, sChiPun1.3, whole genome shotgun sequence genome includes a region encoding these proteins:
- the LOC140454044 gene encoding zinc finger and BTB domain-containing protein 7B-like gives MGAAEDELIGIPFPEHSNELLHSLNEQRRKGLLCDLTIVAQGLEYQTHRAVLAACSQYFRKLFTARPFRGQRDVCELDFVRPRVLGALLEFAYTATLTVSSSDMREVLQAARLLEIQCVTDACADILQSSGASEPPQPTPDPPAIYAGASLYPEGPAQEDAAAVSAAADLQTLEVPKVRRRKRPKKPPRLSLNHRGRSLYRIVQPLQTSMDTDAELDRRQPEACLGEQESSPGAGGHQENEGDGSFLAEEGGGPSCHQLAPSSSPLLPLAGDEESAELPASTYLSLVSNGLLSDGALSALDRAPGTRRRKSQMPQECPICHKVIHGAGKLPRHIRTHTGEKPFACQVCGVRFTRNDKLKIHMRKHTGERPYSCTCCDARFLHSYDLKNHARLHTGDRPFECSQCRKAFVRIDHLQRHLKGQNCLEIRTRKRRGDSQGPQEHLVNWEHSGMDGTFPEDYRIERETPGMDCVFPEGYRIKRETHGIDGAFPEEYGIEKETLGIDSAFPEDYGIKREPSGTDRKFPEGYGIKRESPGIDGAFPEDYGIKREPSGTDRKFPEGYGIRSESPGIDGAIPEGYGIKKEPSGADRNFPEGYGIKRESPGIDGAIPEGYGIKKEPLRISRKFPEGYRIKKEPLGIDCTFPEGYRIRGAPLGLDGTFPERYRMTVEPPQTEGDSDQDNLRVWGHSTVKWNSQPGEDILVDPS, from the exons ATGGGAGCAGCCGAGGATGAGCTGATCGGGATCCCTTTCCCGGAGCACAGCAACGAGCTGCTGCATAGCCTCAATGAGCAGAGGCGCAAGGGGCTGCTCTGCGACCTGACCATCGTGGCTCAGGGGCTGGAGTACCAGACTCACCGGGCCGTGCTGGCCGCCTGCAGCCAGTACTTCAGGAAGCTGTTCACCGCCAGGCCCTTCCGAGGCCAGCGGGACGTCTGCGAGCTGGACTTTGTGCGTCCCCGGGTGCTGGGTGCCCTCCTGGAGTTCGCCTACACGGCCACCCTGACGGTCAGCAGCTCGGACATGAGGGAGGTGCTGCAGGCGGCCCGCCTGCTGGAGATCCAGTGCGTGACCGATGCCTGCGCTGACATCCTGCAGAGCAGTGGCGCCTCCGAACCACCGCAGCCCACCCCCGACCCACCAGCCATCTACGCCGGAGCCAGCCTGTACCCGGAAGGTCCCGCCCAGGAGGACGCAGCAGCGGTGTCTGCCGCGGCCGACCTACAGACACTGGAGGTGCCCAAGGTCCGGCGCCGCAAGAGGCCCAAGAAGCCGCCCCGTCTCTCGCTGAACCACCGCGGCAGGAGCCTGTACCGCATTGTCCAGCCGCTGCAGACCTCAATGGATACAGACGCCGAGCTGGACCGGAGGCAGCCAGAGGCTTGCCTGGGAGAGCAGGAGTCCAGCCCTGGGGCTGGCGGCCACCAGGAGAACGAGGGGGATGGGAGTTTCCTCGCCGAGGAGGGAGGGGGACCGTCCTGTCACCAGCTGGCCCCCTCGTCCTCCCCGCTCCTCCCCCTCGCCGGCGACGAAGAGAGCGCCGAGCTACCCGCCTCCACTTACCTGAGCCTGGTCAGCAACGGCCTCCTCAGCGACGGGGCGCTTTCCGCGCTCGACAGGGCCCCAGGGACCCGCCGCAGGAAATCGCAGATGCCCCAGGAGTGCCCCATCTGCCACAAGGTCATCCACGGAGCGGGCAAGCTCCCGCGGCACATCCGCACCCATACCGGTGAGAAGCCGTTCGCTTGCCAGGTCTGTGGCGTCCGCTTCACCAG GAATGACAAGCTGAAGATTCACATGAGGAAACACACGGGCGAGAGGCCGTACTCATGTACCTGCTGTGATGCTCGCTTCCTCCACAGCTATGACCTGAAGAACCACGCCCGGCTCCACACTGGGGACAGGCCCTTTGAGTGCAGCCAGTGTCGGAAGGCCTTTGTACGTATTGACCATCTCCAGCGACACCTGAAGGGCCAGAACTGTCTGGAGATCCGCACCAGGAAGCGCCGGGGTGACAGCCAGGGACCGCAGGAGCACCTGGTCAACTGGGAGCACTCAGGAATGGATGGCACCTTCCCAGAGGATTACAGGATCGAGAGAGAGACCCCAGGAATGGACTGTGTCTTCCCAGAGGGATACAGGATCAAGAGGGAGACCCATGGAATAGACGGTGCATTCCCAGAGGAATATGGGATTGAGAAGGAAACCCTGGGAATCGACAGTGCATTCCCAGAGGACTATGGGATCAAGAGGGAGCCCTCGGGGACAGACAGGAAATTCCCGGAGGGATATGGGATCAAGAGGGAATCCCCAGGAATCGACGGTGCATTCCCAGAGGACTACGGGATCAAGAGGGAGCCCTCGGGGACAGACAGGAAATTCCCAGAGGGATATGGGATCAGGAGCGAGTCCCCAGGGATTGATGGTGCGATCCCAGAGGGATATGGGATCAAGAAGGAGCCCTCGGGGGCAGATAGGAATTTCCCGGAGGGATATGGGATCAAGAGGGAGTCCCCAGGGATTGATGGTGCGATCCCAGAGGGATATGGGATCAAGAAGGAGCCCTTGAGGATCAGCAGGAAATTTCCAGAGGGATACAGGATCAAGAAGGAGCCTCTGGGAATAGATTGTACCTTTCCCGAGGGATACAGGATCAGGGGGGCACCTCTGGGACTAGACGGCACATTCCCAGAGCGATACAGGATGACAGTGGAGCCCCCACAAACAGAAGGAGACAGTGACCAGGATAACTTGCGAGTTTGGGGCCACAGCACTGTGAAGTGGAATAGTCAGCCAGGGGAAGACATCCTGGTGGATCCCTCATAA